Proteins from a genomic interval of Skermanella sp. TT6:
- a CDS encoding ParA family protein, with product MARTVKTTSTGSGTLVEDRDAGAKAPPVTKHTFHLAVTNLKGGVAKTTTAVNVAWGLVDAGLSCLVVDLDMQANATSDLGFDISEVRENGLNMASVLRGQCEIESILLQYGDTELWVAPSSKALTDAERTLSSEIGGEKRLSQKLSAVQGRFDVIIFDCGPNLNLLTINALSLADYLIIPVQTEYLAAHGTLSLLDTVAQVRDNYNPGLTILPILPTMYTAKNSQEQATLGELNRLVSDLVPIFEPVPRATVFSKASAAGHPALRASARSKAVATYRDYVKLILKHIRAAQAAQAKAG from the coding sequence ATGGCGCGAACCGTCAAGACGACAAGCACAGGTTCCGGAACGCTTGTCGAGGATCGAGACGCCGGCGCAAAGGCGCCCCCGGTCACCAAACACACGTTCCATCTCGCGGTCACCAACCTGAAGGGTGGCGTCGCCAAGACCACCACGGCCGTCAACGTGGCCTGGGGGCTGGTCGATGCGGGCCTGAGCTGCCTCGTGGTCGATCTGGACATGCAGGCGAACGCCACGTCGGACCTGGGCTTCGACATAAGCGAGGTCCGCGAGAACGGCTTGAACATGGCGTCCGTCCTGCGCGGGCAATGCGAGATCGAGAGCATCCTGCTCCAGTACGGCGATACGGAGCTTTGGGTGGCTCCAAGCTCCAAGGCCCTGACCGACGCTGAAAGGACGCTGAGCAGCGAAATCGGCGGAGAGAAGCGGCTGAGCCAGAAGCTGTCGGCGGTGCAGGGCCGGTTCGATGTCATCATCTTCGATTGCGGCCCCAACCTGAACCTGTTGACCATCAACGCGCTCAGCCTCGCCGACTACCTGATCATCCCGGTGCAGACCGAGTATCTGGCGGCCCACGGAACCCTGAGCCTGCTGGATACGGTCGCCCAAGTCCGGGACAACTATAATCCGGGGCTGACCATCCTCCCGATCCTGCCGACCATGTACACCGCCAAGAACAGCCAGGAGCAGGCGACGCTGGGCGAACTGAACCGGCTGGTGTCGGACCTTGTCCCGATCTTCGAGCCTGTCCCGCGCGCCACGGTCTTCAGCAAGGCCTCGGCGGCCGGCCACCCTGCCCTGCGCGCCAGCGCGCGGTCCAAGGCCGTCGCGACTTATCGCGACTATGTGAAGCTCATCCTCAAGCACATCAGAGCGGCCCAGGCGGCTCAAGCAAAGGCTGGTTGA
- a CDS encoding NAD(P)H-dependent flavin oxidoreductase produces MTHWPDRRVLDLFGIELPIIQAPMAGATTPEMVIAVSEAGGLGSLPCAMYSATQAREALDTIRRATSRPINLNFFCHTPPAEDGARAMAWRARLAPYYVEHGLDPQAPVPVSDRAPFDGEFCSLVEEYRPETVSFHFGLPETTLLERVRATGARIISSATTVAEARWLEERGCDAIVAMGMEAGGHRGTFLGKDLMADMDRQVGTFALVPQVADAVRVPVIAAGGIMDARGIVAAFALGASAVQIGTAYLFTPEAKISAMHREALRTAAADDTVVTNVFTGRPARGIVNRIVAEVGPLSPLAPDFPLAGGALVPLRGLTEPAGSPDFTNMWAGQGAPLGREMPSGDLTLHLAAEASKKASWE; encoded by the coding sequence TTGACTCACTGGCCAGACCGTCGCGTCCTCGACCTTTTCGGCATCGAGCTTCCGATCATCCAGGCTCCCATGGCCGGGGCGACCACGCCGGAAATGGTGATCGCGGTCAGCGAGGCCGGCGGGCTGGGTTCGCTGCCTTGTGCTATGTACAGCGCCACCCAGGCGCGCGAGGCGCTGGACACGATCCGCCGGGCAACGTCGCGCCCGATCAACCTCAACTTTTTCTGCCACACGCCGCCGGCGGAGGATGGTGCCCGCGCCATGGCTTGGCGGGCGCGGCTGGCGCCGTACTATGTCGAACATGGCCTCGATCCCCAGGCACCGGTCCCGGTTTCCGACCGCGCGCCGTTCGACGGGGAGTTCTGTTCCCTGGTCGAGGAGTACAGGCCCGAAACCGTCAGCTTCCATTTCGGTCTTCCCGAGACGACGTTGCTGGAGCGGGTGAGGGCGACGGGCGCCCGGATCATCTCCTCCGCGACCACCGTCGCCGAGGCCCGATGGCTGGAGGAACGGGGCTGCGACGCCATCGTTGCCATGGGCATGGAAGCCGGCGGGCACCGCGGAACCTTCCTGGGAAAAGACCTCATGGCCGACATGGATCGCCAAGTCGGCACCTTCGCGCTGGTGCCCCAGGTCGCCGATGCCGTCCGGGTCCCGGTGATCGCGGCCGGCGGGATCATGGACGCGCGCGGGATCGTCGCCGCCTTCGCGCTGGGTGCCTCCGCCGTGCAGATCGGCACGGCTTACCTTTTCACGCCGGAGGCGAAGATCTCCGCCATGCACCGCGAGGCGCTCAGGACGGCGGCGGCCGATGACACCGTCGTCACCAACGTCTTCACCGGGCGCCCGGCACGCGGGATCGTCAATCGCATCGTCGCCGAGGTCGGGCCGCTGTCGCCGCTCGCACCGGATTTCCCGCTGGCCGGCGGAGCCCTGGTGCCCCTGAGGGGACTGACCGAGCCGGCCGGCTCGCCGGACTTCACCAACATGTGGGCAGGGCAGGGGGCACCGCTGGGCCGCGAAATGCCGTCCGGCGACCTGACGCTTCATCTTGCGGCGGAAGCCTCGAAGAAGGCGAGCTGGGAATGA
- a CDS encoding FAD-dependent oxidoreductase, translating to MFIDINGLDEHAELEADICIIGAGPAGISMARDLIGTPVRVLLLESGELEFDGDTQELYASESIGIPYFALDQSRLRYFGGSSNHWDNWCGEFEPIDFRQRSWVPDSGWPFGIEELYPYYDRARPLCGLPPRRSTEWIQENMGVPPLPFDGSRLKYHFWEIAGPPIRFGEAYGAELREAPNIRVVFNANATELRTDEAGGVITSVELRSLKGRVTTARARFVVLACGGMENARLMLDSDRVQPNGIGNRHDLVGRYFMDHPLDRVGSIVTSDPMKLIDALRTSRRGKYFYFPSVVLTETAMEREQVLNSRIQLRFTTTENTLPMLQRVGRAVAAGQVPSRPLETVGELLLNADIVAYNLYRRMIADLPIVPKPASVTEVLFTFQAEQAPNPNSRIMLSDKRNALGGRQMVLDWRLSELEKRSLHVQTKLLGAELARMGLGLFRMESWLAEGANSWSPDVVIGYHHMGTTRMADDELRGVVDRQCRVHGMDNLYIAGSSVFPTGSNINPTLTIVALALRLTDHLKQRVTTTT from the coding sequence ATGTTCATCGACATCAACGGCCTGGACGAGCACGCCGAGCTTGAGGCCGACATCTGCATCATCGGCGCCGGGCCCGCCGGCATCAGCATGGCCCGCGATCTGATCGGCACCCCGGTACGGGTTCTCCTGCTTGAAAGCGGGGAACTGGAGTTCGACGGGGATACCCAGGAGCTTTATGCCAGCGAGAGCATCGGCATCCCGTACTTCGCGCTGGACCAGAGCCGGTTGCGCTATTTCGGCGGATCGTCAAACCACTGGGACAATTGGTGCGGGGAGTTCGAGCCGATCGATTTCCGGCAGCGGTCCTGGGTACCCGACAGCGGATGGCCCTTCGGCATCGAGGAACTTTATCCCTATTACGATCGCGCACGCCCGCTCTGCGGGCTGCCGCCGCGCCGCTCGACCGAATGGATCCAGGAGAACATGGGGGTTCCTCCCCTCCCCTTCGACGGATCCCGCCTGAAATATCATTTCTGGGAGATCGCCGGGCCGCCGATCCGTTTCGGGGAGGCCTACGGGGCTGAATTGCGCGAAGCTCCCAACATCCGCGTCGTCTTCAACGCCAACGCCACGGAGTTGAGGACGGACGAGGCCGGCGGCGTGATCACCTCGGTCGAACTCCGTTCCCTGAAAGGCCGCGTGACGACGGCACGGGCGCGCTTCGTCGTCCTGGCGTGCGGCGGCATGGAGAATGCCCGGCTGATGCTGGACTCCGATCGCGTCCAGCCCAACGGCATCGGCAATCGGCATGATTTGGTTGGCCGCTATTTCATGGACCATCCGCTGGATCGTGTGGGCAGCATCGTCACCAGCGATCCCATGAAGCTGATCGACGCGCTTCGGACCAGCCGCCGCGGCAAGTATTTCTACTTCCCATCGGTCGTCCTGACGGAGACGGCGATGGAGAGGGAGCAGGTCCTGAACAGTCGGATCCAGCTCCGCTTCACGACCACCGAGAATACGCTGCCGATGCTCCAGCGGGTGGGCAGGGCGGTGGCGGCGGGGCAGGTGCCGTCCAGGCCGCTCGAAACGGTCGGTGAGCTTCTATTGAATGCCGATATCGTGGCCTACAATCTCTATCGCCGCATGATCGCGGACCTGCCGATCGTGCCGAAGCCCGCAAGCGTCACCGAAGTGCTGTTCACCTTCCAGGCGGAGCAGGCTCCGAACCCGAACAGCCGGATCATGCTCTCCGACAAGCGCAACGCCCTGGGCGGCCGGCAGATGGTCCTGGACTGGCGGCTGTCCGAACTGGAAAAGAGATCGCTTCATGTCCAGACCAAATTGCTGGGAGCGGAACTGGCCCGGATGGGCCTGGGCCTGTTCCGGATGGAGTCCTGGCTCGCCGAGGGGGCGAACAGCTGGAGCCCTGACGTGGTGATCGGCTATCACCACATGGGCACGACCCGGATGGCGGACGACGAGCTGCGAGGGGTCGTCGATCGCCAATGCAGGGTGCACGGGATGGACAACCTTTACATCGCCGGAAGCTCCGTCTTTCCGACCGGCAGCAACATCAATCCCACATTGACCATCGTGGCGCTGGCCCTCAGGCTGACCGACCACCTGAAACAGCGGGTCACCACCACGACCTGA
- a CDS encoding ABC transporter permease has protein sequence MSDALRRFAGNRIAMAGLVLITVIVGAALSAPLLAPFDPNEQFFEGLTLEGAPLPPNGTFWLGTDQLGRDLLSRLIYGARTSLVVGVLANGVAVLVGTLLGVVAGYARGVVGAALMRFTDLMMAFPALLLAIALAAIFSPSLLIVALVIAMVNWVQIARVIYTETTALAERDYIEACRALGAGWPRILFRHIVPHLVPTVLVYATLGIATTVLLEATLSFLGIGVRPPEPSWGNIIYENQTYFANAPWLVFIPGAAILLLALAFNLVGDGLRDALDPTQRGR, from the coding sequence ATGTCTGATGCCCTGAGGCGCTTTGCCGGCAACCGCATCGCCATGGCGGGGCTGGTCCTGATCACCGTCATCGTCGGGGCTGCGCTGTCGGCGCCCCTGCTGGCCCCGTTCGATCCCAACGAGCAATTCTTCGAAGGACTGACCCTGGAAGGGGCGCCGCTGCCGCCCAACGGAACCTTCTGGCTGGGAACCGACCAGCTCGGCCGCGACCTGCTGTCCCGCCTGATCTACGGCGCGCGCACCTCCCTGGTGGTCGGCGTGTTGGCGAACGGGGTGGCCGTCCTGGTCGGCACGCTGCTGGGCGTCGTCGCCGGCTATGCGCGAGGGGTGGTCGGCGCCGCGCTCATGCGCTTCACCGACCTGATGATGGCGTTCCCCGCGCTGCTCCTGGCGATCGCGCTGGCGGCGATCTTCAGCCCGTCGCTGCTGATCGTGGCCCTGGTCATCGCCATGGTGAACTGGGTGCAGATCGCCCGCGTCATCTATACGGAGACGACGGCGCTGGCCGAGCGGGACTATATCGAGGCGTGCCGGGCGCTGGGTGCCGGCTGGCCGCGCATCCTGTTCCGCCACATCGTGCCGCATCTGGTCCCGACCGTGCTGGTCTATGCCACGCTCGGCATCGCCACGACGGTCCTGCTGGAAGCGACCCTGTCGTTCCTCGGCATCGGCGTCCGCCCGCCGGAGCCCTCCTGGGGCAACATCATCTACGAGAACCAGACCTATTTCGCCAACGCGCCCTGGCTGGTGTTCATCCCCGGCGCCGCGATCCTGCTGCTGGCGCTGGCCTTCAACCTTGTCGGCGACGGGCTGCGCGACGCGCTCGACCCGACCCAGCGGGGCCGGTGA
- a CDS encoding ABC transporter permease, which yields MAGYLARRVVQAVLILLGVTFVTFILLYLLPADPARQIAGRSATAATVQSIRQQLGLDLPLWQQYLRYLGNLAQGDMGRSYIQRTEVASLVWSRLPATLLLMAGAIVCELVIGLTAGILAAVRRGRPTDTAIMVASFLGVSAPQFVVGILLLYVFAVQLGWFPIGGYGTFAHLVLPSLTLGILGGGWYSRMARSSMVDVLRQDYIRTARAKGAGSRRIVFIHALRNAVLPLIAMIGLDIGIFMSGAVVVESVFGWPGIGQLTWQAIQQVDIPVIMGVTLTAAVFIVLGNLLADLIAPLADPRIKLR from the coding sequence ATGGCGGGATATCTTGCCCGGCGCGTCGTCCAGGCGGTGCTGATCCTCCTGGGCGTCACCTTCGTCACCTTCATCCTGCTTTACCTGCTGCCGGCCGACCCGGCGCGCCAGATCGCCGGGCGGTCGGCGACGGCGGCGACGGTGCAGTCGATCCGCCAGCAGCTCGGGCTCGACCTCCCGCTGTGGCAGCAATACCTGCGCTATCTCGGCAATCTGGCACAGGGCGACATGGGGCGTTCCTACATCCAGCGGACGGAAGTCGCTTCCCTGGTCTGGAGCCGGCTGCCCGCGACCCTGCTGCTGATGGCCGGCGCCATCGTCTGCGAACTTGTGATCGGGCTGACGGCGGGCATTCTGGCGGCGGTCAGGCGGGGGCGGCCGACCGACACGGCCATCATGGTGGCATCGTTCCTGGGCGTATCGGCACCCCAGTTCGTCGTGGGGATCCTGCTGCTCTACGTGTTCGCGGTCCAGCTCGGCTGGTTCCCGATCGGCGGCTACGGCACCTTCGCCCATCTGGTGCTGCCGTCGCTGACCCTGGGGATCCTGGGCGGCGGCTGGTACAGCAGGATGGCCCGAAGCTCCATGGTGGATGTGCTGCGCCAGGACTATATCCGGACCGCACGCGCCAAAGGGGCGGGAAGCCGCCGCATCGTCTTCATCCACGCGCTCCGCAACGCGGTACTGCCGCTGATCGCCATGATCGGCCTGGATATCGGCATCTTCATGAGCGGCGCGGTGGTCGTGGAATCCGTGTTCGGCTGGCCCGGCATCGGCCAGCTGACGTGGCAGGCGATCCAGCAGGTGGACATTCCCGTGATCATGGGCGTCACGCTGACCGCCGCCGTCTTCATCGTGCTCGGCAACCTGCTGGCGGACCTGATCGCGCCGCTCGCCGACCCGCGCATCAAGCTGCGCTGA
- a CDS encoding ParB/RepB/Spo0J family partition protein, whose amino-acid sequence MANLLARRSSDNIQRQVKELAAKGGEADPNGRQQRIPVSSVKPNPNQPRKNVDPGKIAALAENIRKVGLINPITVVWLSEGEYELRAGQRRLLAHEHLGETTILARVFLKSDPAVAIAENLMREDLDVVETALAFRGLMEQLGITDQTAVADLVGMERSRISRFLGVLRMPQDILDEYQDMADQVSAARLFEVASAGTEDRQRQLWHLAKAGLTERELRDAKRSDAPIEIDARQPSRQAVASDRDVRPMKPGKQMLGIIDRLSASMDDWESRRTQVDEDHRTRLESLRDQIDRLLKS is encoded by the coding sequence ATGGCTAATCTTCTCGCCCGCCGCTCGTCGGACAATATCCAGCGCCAGGTCAAGGAACTGGCCGCCAAGGGAGGCGAGGCCGATCCCAACGGCCGTCAGCAGCGTATCCCCGTCTCCAGCGTCAAGCCCAATCCGAACCAGCCCCGCAAAAACGTCGACCCCGGCAAGATCGCGGCTCTGGCCGAGAACATCCGCAAGGTCGGGCTGATCAATCCGATCACCGTCGTCTGGCTCTCCGAGGGCGAGTACGAACTGCGTGCCGGGCAGCGGCGTCTTCTGGCCCACGAGCACCTGGGCGAGACGACGATCCTGGCGCGGGTTTTCCTGAAGAGCGATCCGGCGGTCGCCATCGCCGAGAACCTGATGCGCGAAGACCTGGACGTGGTCGAAACGGCACTGGCGTTTCGCGGGTTGATGGAACAGCTCGGCATCACCGATCAGACGGCGGTGGCCGATCTCGTCGGCATGGAGCGATCGCGCATCAGCCGGTTCCTGGGCGTGCTCCGGATGCCGCAGGATATTCTGGACGAGTACCAGGATATGGCCGACCAGGTCTCGGCGGCACGCCTGTTCGAAGTCGCCTCGGCCGGGACAGAGGACCGCCAGCGCCAGCTGTGGCATCTGGCCAAGGCCGGCCTGACGGAACGCGAACTCCGCGACGCGAAGCGCAGCGACGCTCCCATCGAGATCGACGCCAGACAGCCGTCCCGCCAAGCGGTCGCGAGCGACCGGGACGTCAGACCGATGAAGCCGGGCAAGCAGATGCTCGGCATCATCGACCGGCTGTCCGCATCAATGGACGATTGGGAGAGCCGGCGGACACAAGTGGACGAGGATCACCGGACGCGGCTTGAGAGCCTGCGGGATCAGATCGACCGTCTGCTGAAGTCTTGA